One window of Nostoc sp. C052 genomic DNA carries:
- a CDS encoding glycoside hydrolase 100 family protein codes for MHLNELETTENSKEVEEAWQALEKSILYYQGRPVGTVAAYDASVEALNYDQCFVRDFVSSALIFLIKGRTDIVRNFLEETLKLQPKEKALDAYKPGRGLIPASFKVISENGQEYLEADFGEHAIARVTPVDSCLWWIILLRAYVVATEDFSLAYQPEFQSGIRLIMEICLANRFDMYPTLLVPDGACMIDRRMGIYGHPLELQVLFYTALRASRELLICQGNYDIVAAIDNRLPLLCAHIRQHYWIDINRLNAIYRFKSEEYGKGAVNLFNIYVDSVPYYELDKWLPKKGGYLAGNVGPSQLDTRFFSLGNLMAIISDLATEEQSQAIMTLIEERWDDLVGDMPMKICFPALEHEEYRIVTGCDPKNIPWSYHNAGSWPVLMWMLAAAAVKTNKTSLAQKAIEIAQPRLLEDEWPEYYDGKKGRLIGKQARKYQTWTITGFLLAKELMANPTYLPLISFGKLPAEQVSRACEFEIASVVDPYMSR; via the coding sequence ATGCACCTAAACGAATTGGAAACTACTGAAAATTCAAAAGAAGTCGAAGAGGCCTGGCAAGCACTAGAAAAATCAATTCTCTATTATCAAGGTCGCCCTGTGGGGACAGTAGCGGCTTATGATGCCTCTGTAGAGGCGCTCAATTACGATCAGTGCTTTGTCCGGGATTTTGTCTCTTCTGCTCTAATTTTTCTGATTAAAGGTAGAACAGATATTGTTCGTAATTTCTTAGAAGAAACCTTAAAGTTACAGCCTAAAGAAAAGGCATTAGATGCCTATAAGCCAGGACGAGGATTAATCCCAGCTAGCTTTAAAGTGATATCAGAAAATGGGCAAGAATATTTAGAAGCAGACTTTGGCGAACATGCGATCGCTAGAGTTACACCGGTAGATTCTTGTCTATGGTGGATTATTTTATTGCGTGCTTATGTCGTCGCCACAGAAGATTTTTCTCTGGCCTATCAACCTGAATTCCAAAGTGGGATTAGGTTGATCATGGAAATCTGCTTGGCGAATCGTTTTGATATGTACCCAACGCTGTTGGTTCCAGATGGTGCTTGTATGATTGACCGTCGTATGGGCATTTATGGGCATCCTCTAGAACTACAAGTCCTTTTCTACACAGCATTACGTGCATCTCGTGAACTGCTAATTTGTCAAGGAAATTATGATATTGTTGCAGCCATTGATAACCGATTGCCTCTTTTATGCGCTCATATCCGTCAGCATTATTGGATAGATATTAATCGTCTGAATGCAATTTACCGCTTCAAAAGTGAAGAATATGGCAAGGGTGCTGTTAATCTGTTCAATATATATGTAGATTCTGTTCCCTATTATGAATTAGATAAGTGGTTGCCCAAAAAAGGTGGTTATCTAGCAGGTAATGTTGGGCCGTCACAGCTAGATACTCGTTTCTTTTCACTCGGAAACTTAATGGCAATCATTTCTGACTTAGCCACCGAAGAACAGTCACAAGCAATTATGACTCTCATTGAGGAACGATGGGATGACTTGGTGGGAGATATGCCAATGAAAATTTGTTTCCCCGCTTTAGAACATGAAGAATACAGGATTGTAACTGGATGCGATCCTAAAAATATACCTTGGTCTTACCATAATGCTGGTAGTTGGCCAGTTTTAATGTGGATGTTGGCAGCTGCGGCTGTGAAAACTAACAAAACAAGTCTTGCACAAAAAGCGATTGAAATTGCCCAACCACGTCTCCTTGAAGATGAATGGCCAGAATATTACGACGGTAAGAAAGGGCGACTAATTGGGAAACAAGCTAGGAAATATCAAACTTGGACAATTACTGGGTTCTTATTAGCAAAAGAGCTGATGGCAAACCCAACATACTTACCATTAATCAGCTTTGGAAAATTACCGGCAGAACAGGTTTCTAGAGCGTGTGAATTTGAAATTGCCAGTGTAGTAGACCCGTACATGTCTCGATAG
- a CDS encoding J domain-containing protein, whose product MLAFSPDGKTLVSGGNGGSIQIWNEFTLDSGLSGEWWEVLGVNQSDRPNVVKIAYRRLARLYHPDVNSSAIAKASMQAINQAYKEFQ is encoded by the coding sequence TTGCTGGCGTTCAGTCCTGATGGTAAAACACTGGTAAGTGGCGGTAATGGCGGAAGCATCCAGATTTGGAATGAATTTACTCTCGACTCTGGATTATCTGGGGAATGGTGGGAAGTCTTGGGCGTAAATCAGAGCGATCGCCCCAATGTTGTTAAAATTGCCTACCGTCGATTAGCAAGATTGTATCATCCTGATGTTAATAGTTCTGCGATCGCAAAAGCCTCAATGCAAGCAATTAATCAGGCTTATAAAGAATTCCAGTAG
- a CDS encoding prohibitin family protein: MRKITTFNSAGKLTALLFLITLFLTPCVIVNAGERGVLMKFGEVQNQILGEGLHLIIPVVNTVKKLSIRVQKQEISAEASSKDLQNVFADVALNWHIIPQEVNVIFQEIGDEQNVVIRIINPAVEEVIKAVIAKYTAEEIITKRGEVKSGVDEALSTRLGSYHVAVDDISLVHVHFSERFDEAVEAKQIAEQEAKRAEFIALKATRQAEAKVNLAKGEAEANRLLRDGLTPEILQRQAIEKWNGKLPLIVSKESPKFLNLSELLKFN; this comes from the coding sequence ATGAGAAAAATTACAACTTTTAACAGTGCTGGTAAACTAACTGCTCTTTTGTTCCTGATAACTCTCTTCCTGACGCCTTGTGTGATTGTCAATGCAGGTGAACGCGGCGTATTGATGAAATTTGGCGAAGTACAAAACCAAATATTAGGAGAAGGACTCCACTTAATTATTCCTGTAGTCAACACCGTGAAAAAGTTGAGTATTCGAGTCCAAAAACAAGAAATTTCGGCTGAGGCTTCTTCCAAAGATTTACAAAATGTTTTCGCTGATGTCGCTCTTAATTGGCATATTATTCCGCAGGAAGTAAATGTTATTTTTCAAGAAATTGGAGATGAGCAAAATGTAGTCATTCGGATTATTAACCCAGCAGTAGAAGAAGTAATAAAAGCAGTCATAGCAAAGTATACTGCTGAAGAAATTATTACTAAACGAGGAGAAGTCAAAAGTGGAGTAGATGAGGCATTATCCACACGACTGGGTAGCTATCATGTTGCAGTTGATGATATTTCTCTAGTTCATGTTCATTTTTCAGAACGATTTGATGAGGCGGTAGAGGCGAAGCAGATTGCTGAACAAGAAGCAAAACGAGCAGAGTTTATCGCACTGAAAGCAACAAGACAGGCTGAGGCTAAAGTTAATTTAGCTAAAGGTGAGGCTGAGGCAAACAGATTATTACGTGATGGTTTAACTCCAGAAATTCTGCAAAGGCAAGCAATCGAAAAATGGAATGGGAAGCTACCATTAATTGTCAGTAAAGAGTCTCCAAAATTCTTGAATTTAAGTGAACTTTTAAAATTTAATTGA
- a CDS encoding NUDIX hydrolase — protein sequence MPLGRELPQLLRQRLFYKGRKFDFEVNRLRLPNKSEGEWECIRHPGGALAVPVTAEGKLVLVRQYRFAIQGRILEFPAGTVEVNEQPLETIQREIAEETGYSAQKWDKLGEFFLAPGYSDEIIYAFLARDLEKLETPPPQDGDEDIETVFLTPEELEKAILEGEPVDAKSVSSFFLARPFLI from the coding sequence ATGCCATTAGGTAGAGAATTACCACAACTACTAAGACAACGCCTGTTTTATAAAGGACGCAAGTTTGATTTTGAAGTTAATCGCTTGCGTTTGCCGAATAAATCAGAAGGAGAATGGGAATGTATTCGTCACCCTGGTGGTGCCCTAGCTGTGCCAGTGACAGCAGAAGGTAAACTTGTGCTGGTGCGCCAGTATCGTTTTGCAATTCAGGGACGGATATTAGAATTTCCGGCGGGGACAGTGGAAGTAAATGAACAGCCTTTAGAAACAATACAGCGTGAAATCGCTGAAGAAACTGGCTATAGTGCCCAAAAATGGGATAAATTAGGCGAATTTTTCCTAGCTCCCGGCTATTCTGATGAAATTATCTATGCTTTTCTGGCGCGAGATTTAGAAAAGCTGGAGACACCACCACCACAAGATGGAGACGAGGATATCGAAACTGTGTTTTTGACTCCCGAAGAATTAGAAAAAGCTATTCTGGAGGGAGAGCCGGTAGATGCTAAATCTGTTTCTAGCTTTTTTCTGGCGCGTCCGTTTTTAATTTAA
- the psb35 gene encoding photosystem II assembly protein Psb35 produces MHLFFMQTAAPAIDAGPHFPVAFTLVYVVGFVAAVTIGSIAWYNSKRPAGWESKERPDFVPKIDKEETPGLGEPKS; encoded by the coding sequence ATGCATTTATTTTTTATGCAAACAGCAGCACCAGCTATAGATGCTGGTCCTCATTTTCCCGTGGCTTTTACCTTGGTGTATGTTGTTGGTTTTGTTGCTGCTGTCACTATTGGGTCAATAGCTTGGTACAACTCGAAACGCCCCGCAGGTTGGGAAAGCAAAGAGCGTCCTGATTTTGTACCTAAGATTGATAAAGAAGAAACTCCGGGTCTGGGTGAACCGAAGTCATAA
- a CDS encoding transglycosylase domain-containing protein, which produces MKILPSRMRANRATGGKPFYRRIWFWAGLGVGGGIVALIYVINSIDRTLPDQSELNAVLREQTLTIKAADGSILQQQGEATREQLKLEQIPDNLKKAFIASEDRRFKQHNGVDPQGIVRAGLNNLRSQGVVEGGSTITQQLTRILFLKQEQTIWRKLKEVRLAQKLEQELTKDQILERYLNLVYLGSGAYGVADAAWVYFSKSPDQLSLAEMATIAGLAPAPSLYAPDKNPEAAIRRRNLVLLRMQEDGVITPEQRQAAIQEPLTLKSSLPKRVQVESPYFTSYIQKELPKYVSANVLKSGGLVVETTLNPSWQKIAEEAVGKTLRNQGRWENFKQAAMVAIDPRNGEIKAMVGGKDFGKNQFNRVTQAQRQPGSTFKGFVYATAIASGKSPYDSYEDSPFVVDGYEPKNYSENFHGSMNMRDALTRSVNIIAVKVLIDVGFTPTIKLAHDMGIKSELKPTYSLALGSNEVNLLELTSAYGSFATLGLHTEPHGITRILNRQGKVIWSANFKSKRALDADSAAIMTWMLRNVVEAGTGGAAQLDNRPVAGKTGTSDEARDLWFIGYIPQMVTGVWLGNDDNRPTDGSSSSAAYTWHEFMEKAVEGMPVEKFPKRPKLEGRKGTIKAQSIKPKQVVNRSIASDDDSEGESARNSEDSGSSQRRRNRRSYSQDEQQSSDSTPRRRRRDRSESNSSNSSGESSTPRRRRVESDSPSPRRTRPESSPSNSSGSSGSSSPQPSWRDRLRPPKD; this is translated from the coding sequence ATGAAAATTTTACCATCTAGGATGAGGGCCAATAGGGCAACTGGCGGTAAACCATTCTACCGCCGCATCTGGTTTTGGGCAGGCTTGGGTGTAGGTGGTGGAATAGTCGCCTTGATCTACGTCATCAATTCAATAGATCGGACTTTGCCAGATCAGTCCGAGTTGAATGCCGTACTCAGAGAGCAAACACTGACCATTAAAGCTGCTGATGGCAGCATATTACAACAACAAGGTGAAGCAACCAGAGAACAGCTAAAGCTGGAACAAATACCAGATAATTTAAAAAAAGCTTTCATCGCCTCAGAAGATAGAAGATTTAAGCAACACAACGGAGTCGATCCGCAAGGGATTGTGAGAGCAGGTTTGAATAATTTGCGATCGCAAGGTGTGGTAGAAGGTGGTAGCACCATCACCCAACAACTAACACGGATTCTGTTTTTGAAACAAGAACAGACAATCTGGCGCAAACTCAAGGAAGTCCGCCTAGCCCAAAAACTGGAGCAAGAATTAACCAAAGATCAGATTCTAGAGCGTTACCTGAATCTGGTTTATTTGGGATCTGGAGCTTACGGTGTGGCAGATGCAGCCTGGGTATATTTTAGTAAGTCGCCAGACCAACTTTCTCTAGCAGAAATGGCAACGATTGCGGGATTAGCTCCTGCTCCTAGCTTGTACGCTCCCGACAAAAATCCCGAAGCGGCAATCCGGCGGCGTAACTTAGTATTATTACGGATGCAAGAAGATGGAGTTATTACCCCAGAACAAAGGCAAGCAGCTATCCAGGAGCCATTAACCCTTAAAAGCAGTTTACCCAAACGAGTCCAAGTAGAATCACCCTACTTTACCAGCTACATTCAAAAAGAATTGCCGAAGTATGTTTCTGCTAATGTCCTAAAAAGTGGGGGTCTAGTAGTAGAAACCACGCTCAACCCAAGTTGGCAAAAAATTGCAGAAGAAGCAGTTGGGAAAACGTTACGAAATCAAGGACGCTGGGAAAACTTTAAGCAAGCAGCAATGGTAGCCATAGACCCCCGCAACGGTGAAATTAAGGCAATGGTGGGGGGAAAAGACTTTGGTAAAAACCAGTTTAATCGGGTTACTCAGGCACAACGGCAGCCAGGATCGACATTTAAAGGGTTTGTATATGCAACTGCGATCGCTAGCGGTAAAAGCCCCTACGATAGCTATGAGGATTCGCCCTTTGTCGTAGACGGCTATGAACCGAAAAACTATAGTGAAAACTTCCACGGTTCAATGAACATGAGGGATGCCCTCACCCGCTCTGTTAATATTATTGCGGTGAAGGTGTTGATTGATGTGGGATTTACGCCCACGATAAAACTTGCCCATGATATGGGGATAAAATCTGAACTCAAGCCCACCTACTCTTTGGCTCTTGGCTCAAATGAAGTCAATCTACTAGAGTTGACCAGCGCTTATGGTAGTTTTGCGACTCTTGGATTGCACACAGAACCTCATGGTATTACCCGCATCCTCAACCGCCAAGGCAAAGTAATCTGGTCAGCTAATTTCAAGTCAAAACGGGCCCTTGACGCTGACAGTGCCGCCATCATGACTTGGATGCTACGCAACGTTGTCGAGGCGGGAACTGGTGGTGCTGCCCAATTAGATAATAGACCAGTTGCAGGCAAGACCGGTACCTCAGACGAAGCCCGCGATTTATGGTTTATTGGCTACATTCCCCAGATGGTGACAGGAGTCTGGCTAGGTAACGATGATAACCGTCCTACAGATGGTAGTAGTAGTAGTGCCGCTTACACCTGGCACGAATTTATGGAAAAAGCGGTAGAGGGGATGCCAGTAGAAAAGTTTCCCAAACGACCCAAATTAGAAGGTCGCAAAGGCACAATCAAAGCCCAGTCCATTAAACCCAAGCAAGTGGTGAATCGTTCTATTGCCTCTGATGATGACTCAGAAGGGGAAAGTGCTAGAAATTCTGAGGATAGTGGTTCATCTCAAAGACGGAGAAACCGGAGGAGCTATTCTCAAGATGAACAGCAATCAAGCGATTCTACCCCAAGACGGAGAAGGCGCGATCGCAGCGAATCAAATTCTAGTAACTCTTCAGGGGAATCATCTACCCCACGGCGGCGAAGAGTAGAATCAGATTCTCCCTCGCCTCGAAGAACTCGGCCAGAGTCGTCTCCTAGCAATAGTTCCGGTTCTTCAGGTTCTTCATCGCCACAGCCTAGCTGGCGGGATAGACTTAGACCTCCTAAGGATTGA
- a CDS encoding FAD-binding domain-containing protein, translating to MTKDMQREFTNRDDLLAYLREQFPGAAERDGHISETVGGHKAAQKTLQKIDPVRYAQTRNFFTGAVTRLSPYIRYGVLSLREIRDYVQNSVQHQDDATKLINELGWRDYWQRLYIKLGNEIWKDQEEYKTGYTVGEYAPELPQDIREGTSGRVCIDSFSRDLRETGYLHNHARMWLAAYIVHWRRIRWQTGAKWFLEHLLDGDPASNNMSWQWVASTFSHKPYFFNRENLERYTKGVYCQKCPLSGHCDFEGSYEELEQRLFPKGEFSKQANSQSWQRGKKK from the coding sequence ATGACTAAAGATATGCAACGCGAATTTACCAACCGCGATGATTTATTAGCTTATCTGCGCGAACAATTTCCAGGTGCAGCAGAACGCGATGGACACATCAGCGAAACAGTCGGGGGACACAAAGCCGCACAAAAAACGCTGCAAAAAATTGACCCAGTTCGCTACGCCCAAACACGTAATTTCTTCACAGGTGCAGTCACGCGACTTTCGCCTTATATTCGTTATGGAGTTTTGAGTTTGCGAGAAATTCGAGATTATGTCCAAAACTCGGTACAACACCAAGATGATGCGACGAAACTAATTAACGAGTTAGGTTGGCGCGACTACTGGCAACGGTTGTATATAAAGTTAGGGAATGAAATCTGGAAAGACCAGGAAGAGTATAAAACTGGTTACACTGTGGGCGAATATGCACCCGAATTACCGCAAGATATCAGAGAAGGAACCAGTGGCAGAGTTTGCATCGACAGCTTTAGCCGTGATTTGAGAGAAACTGGCTATCTACATAATCACGCACGAATGTGGCTAGCAGCTTACATTGTCCATTGGCGGCGTATTCGTTGGCAAACAGGAGCCAAGTGGTTTCTTGAACACCTTTTAGATGGAGATCCTGCTAGTAATAATATGTCATGGCAGTGGGTTGCTAGCACTTTTAGTCATAAACCGTATTTTTTCAACCGTGAGAATTTAGAACGCTACACCAAAGGCGTTTATTGCCAAAAATGTCCGCTTTCTGGTCATTGTGATTTTGAAGGCAGTTATGAAGAATTAGAACAGCGACTTTTTCCCAAAGGCGAATTTAGCAAACAAGCTAACAGCCAAAGTTGGCAGCGTGGAAAGAAGAAGTAG
- a CDS encoding TerB family tellurite resistance protein yields MVSPSNVKNLVKILIGAAWIDGRIQPEERQYLREIAQAKGLANDPEIKPWLYELVPVQPKECYEWVREYLGDRPSLEDCENLIEAISGLIYSDGEVAVEEARLLTELQDIAKPNESTQPAHTALLKQIQKLYRRWVEVQN; encoded by the coding sequence ATGGTTTCCCCTTCCAATGTGAAAAACTTAGTAAAAATCCTGATTGGAGCAGCCTGGATCGATGGCAGAATCCAGCCAGAAGAACGGCAATATCTCCGCGAAATAGCTCAAGCAAAAGGTTTAGCTAACGACCCAGAAATTAAGCCTTGGCTGTACGAATTAGTTCCTGTGCAGCCAAAAGAATGCTATGAGTGGGTGCGGGAGTATTTAGGCGATCGCCCCAGCCTTGAAGATTGTGAAAATCTAATTGAAGCCATCAGTGGCTTAATTTATAGCGATGGCGAAGTGGCCGTCGAAGAAGCCAGACTCCTGACGGAATTGCAGGATATAGCAAAGCCGAATGAGTCAACTCAACCGGCTCATACTGCGCTTCTCAAACAAATTCAAAAGCTTTACCGTCGTTGGGTTGAAGTGCAAAACTAA
- the folK gene encoding 2-amino-4-hydroxy-6-hydroxymethyldihydropteridine diphosphokinase, with protein MPIASYAKAKPRRSAIALGSNIGDSQTVLEAAVEILAQTPGILLEARSNWYQTKAVGPPQPDYLNGCVTLQVEILPQQLLEILLGIEQQFGRVRQERWGPRILDLDLLLYDDIVMDTPNLQIPHPRMRDRAFVLVPLAEIAPDWLEPVSGCVIKELLKEVDCSDVHLWVGNKNYHP; from the coding sequence ATGCCTATTGCTAGCTACGCCAAAGCAAAACCCAGACGTAGCGCCATCGCCCTTGGTAGTAATATCGGCGATTCCCAGACAGTTTTAGAAGCAGCAGTAGAGATTTTAGCCCAAACGCCAGGTATTCTCTTAGAAGCCAGATCCAACTGGTATCAAACCAAAGCTGTAGGGCCACCACAGCCAGATTACCTCAATGGCTGCGTCACATTGCAGGTAGAAATTCTACCCCAGCAGTTATTAGAAATTTTGTTAGGGATTGAACAACAATTTGGGCGTGTGCGTCAGGAACGCTGGGGACCACGCATCCTAGATTTAGATTTGTTATTATATGATGACATTGTGATGGATACGCCAAATCTCCAGATTCCCCACCCACGAATGCGGGATCGGGCCTTTGTGTTAGTACCACTAGCAGAAATTGCGCCAGATTGGCTAGAACCAGTTTCCGGGTGTGTTATTAAAGAACTGCTGAAAGAGGTAGACTGTTCAGATGTACATTTATGGGTGGGCAATAAAAATTACCATCCTTAA
- a CDS encoding ADP-ribosylglycohydrolase family protein: MLLELAIADAYGAGFEYADEMIVNNDLSRYVEHPRFRLIPGSYTDDTQMSIAIAEVIVAQTPWTPEVLADSFVRAFKRDEREGYSRNFYHFLGEIQDGEEFLTKINPDSDKSGGAMRAAPIGIYPTPEKVIEAATIQAAITHNTPDGINAAVAAALMSHYFIYRLGAKRKLGLFLEGYVSGEWSKPWEGKVKSKGWMSVRAAITAVMRNDTMSELLQDCIAFTGDVDTVGAIALAAGSCSEEITQDIPDHLVIGLENGAYGRDYLIQLDKQLMSLVKNS; the protein is encoded by the coding sequence ATGCTGCTAGAGTTAGCGATCGCAGATGCTTACGGTGCAGGCTTTGAATACGCAGATGAGATGATCGTTAACAACGACTTGAGTCGATACGTCGAACATCCGCGTTTTCGACTCATTCCTGGCAGCTATACTGATGACACCCAGATGAGCATTGCCATTGCAGAAGTGATTGTTGCTCAAACACCGTGGACGCCAGAAGTTTTAGCCGATAGTTTTGTTAGAGCCTTCAAGCGTGATGAGAGAGAGGGTTATTCTAGAAATTTCTACCATTTTCTGGGAGAAATTCAGGATGGGGAAGAGTTTTTAACGAAAATTAACCCTGATAGTGACAAAAGCGGTGGGGCGATGCGTGCAGCACCCATTGGCATCTATCCGACACCAGAAAAAGTCATTGAGGCGGCAACAATTCAAGCCGCAATTACCCACAATACACCCGATGGGATTAATGCTGCCGTTGCAGCTGCCTTAATGTCACATTATTTTATCTATCGACTGGGAGCAAAGCGCAAATTAGGACTATTTCTAGAAGGTTATGTATCTGGTGAATGGTCTAAACCGTGGGAAGGTAAGGTAAAGTCCAAAGGCTGGATGAGTGTTAGAGCCGCGATTACTGCGGTGATGCGAAATGACACTATGAGCGAACTTTTACAAGATTGTATCGCTTTTACCGGGGATGTGGATACCGTAGGTGCGATCGCTCTAGCTGCTGGTTCTTGTAGCGAAGAAATTACTCAAGACATTCCCGATCATCTTGTCATAGGGTTAGAGAATGGAGCTTACGGTAGAGATTACCTCATCCAACTAGATAAGCAGCTAATGAGTTTAGTCAAAAACTCGTAG
- a CDS encoding 16S rRNA (cytosine(967)-C(5))-methyltransferase: MINPRQLAFIALRDVHKGAYADVALDRVLQKVDLADCDRRLVTELVYGSVRRQRTLDTLIDQLAKKKSHQQPQDLRTILHLGFYQLRYQERIPASAAVNTTVQLAKENGFSGLTGFVNGLLRQYLRQAEGQRGREAEEKDSLLLPQSPIPHFDPLQLPENPVERLGILHSFPDWIIQVWLEQLGLDDTEKLCEWMNQSPTIDLRINPLRTSIEEVEMALLSAGVLVKRIPFLPQALRLIGSAGSIQKLPGFTEGWWTVQDSSAQLVGHLLDPQPGEVVIDVCAAPGGKTTHIAELMGDKGKIWACDRTSSRLRKLQENSQRLNLQSIQIYTGDSRHFTQFQNTADRVLLDAPCSGLGTMHRHADARWRQTPKSVQELSVLQQELITHTSNFVKPGGVLVYATCTLHPAENEQVISAFLAKSPDWQIESPKGLELPDSAQIAPQGWFKVWPHRQDMDGFFMVRLRKTNNSE; the protein is encoded by the coding sequence ATGATAAACCCCCGTCAACTAGCTTTTATCGCCCTGCGAGATGTTCATAAGGGGGCTTATGCTGATGTTGCCCTAGATAGAGTACTACAAAAAGTTGATTTGGCTGATTGCGATCGCCGCTTGGTGACAGAATTGGTTTATGGGAGCGTCAGAAGGCAACGCACTCTCGATACTCTTATCGATCAACTCGCTAAAAAGAAATCTCATCAACAGCCCCAAGACCTCCGCACCATCTTACATCTGGGTTTTTACCAGCTGCGTTATCAAGAGCGTATTCCCGCCTCAGCTGCCGTTAATACCACAGTCCAACTCGCTAAAGAAAACGGTTTTTCTGGACTCACAGGTTTTGTTAACGGTCTATTGCGCCAGTATCTCAGACAAGCAGAGGGGCAGAGGGGCAGAGAAGCAGAGGAGAAAGATTCTTTGTTACTTCCCCAATCCCCAATCCCCCATTTTGATCCATTACAACTTCCAGAAAACCCAGTGGAACGCTTGGGCATTTTACACAGCTTTCCTGACTGGATTATTCAAGTTTGGCTAGAACAATTGGGTTTAGACGACACAGAAAAACTATGTGAATGGATGAACCAATCACCAACAATTGATTTACGCATCAACCCTCTTCGTACTTCTATTGAAGAAGTTGAGATGGCGTTGCTATCTGCTGGTGTTTTGGTGAAACGAATTCCTTTTTTACCCCAAGCTTTACGATTAATTGGTAGTGCTGGATCAATTCAAAAACTACCGGGTTTCACAGAGGGTTGGTGGACTGTACAAGATAGTAGCGCTCAATTAGTAGGACATTTGCTCGACCCCCAACCAGGTGAGGTGGTAATTGATGTTTGTGCTGCACCAGGAGGGAAAACAACCCACATCGCTGAGTTAATGGGGGATAAGGGTAAAATTTGGGCTTGCGATCGCACTTCTTCTCGTCTTCGCAAACTCCAAGAAAATTCTCAACGGCTGAATTTACAATCTATTCAGATTTACACCGGCGACAGTCGTCATTTTACCCAATTTCAAAACACCGCAGACCGCGTATTACTCGATGCTCCATGTTCCGGTTTGGGAACTATGCACCGTCATGCTGATGCGCGTTGGCGACAGACACCAAAATCTGTCCAAGAACTTTCGGTGCTGCAACAAGAATTAATAACACATACATCGAATTTTGTCAAGCCTGGTGGTGTACTAGTTTATGCCACCTGTACACTGCATCCAGCAGAAAATGAACAAGTAATTTCGGCATTTTTAGCTAAGTCACCTGATTGGCAAATTGAGTCTCCCAAAGGTCTTGAGTTACCTGATTCTGCCCAGATCGCGCCACAAGGATGGTTTAAGGTCTGGCCCCATCGACAGGACATGGATGGGTTTTTTATGGTGCGCTTAAGAAAAACCAATAATTCCGAATGA